In Aedes albopictus strain Foshan chromosome 3, AalbF5, whole genome shotgun sequence, the following are encoded in one genomic region:
- the LOC134290763 gene encoding uncharacterized protein LOC134290763 yields the protein MALRRYYCLQKRLQQDQQLSEALNQQIASYLEKGYLRKLSPEELGMSFPRVWYLPMFPVTNPNKPGKTRLVWDAAAKAFGVSLNSVLVKGPDQLSSLFSIHIQFRQFRVGLTSDIKEMFHQVNMRRVDQQCQRIFWPDEDGELSVYVLCVMTFGACCSPSCAQYIMNINADRFTDKYPAAVETIHKKHYVDDMLDSVETDDEAITLAKDVKLIHAAGGFEIRNWLSNSKRVMTALNENSTADKDMDLNNELATEKILHRRRRQSKVTGPLTRDELRTAEHYLIRQAQQDAFPDEIAILRKHDQQTVSLPKSSVLHNLTPWLDAGGLLRMRGRISSCEYATEDAKNPIIMPRHHHATRLIITDYHHKFHHMNHETVVNELRQKYRIPRVRSAYFTVRKSCQKCKNDSSTPRPSIMADLPKARLAAYSRPFTFTGIDYFGPIEVMTGRRREKRWGMIATCLTIRAIHIEVVNSLTTDSCIMAIRNFMSRSGIPQAFYSDRGTNFVGANRTLNEIFEAIDHEGIMNEFVTTETTWHFNPPTAPHMGGSWERLVRTVKNNLLAICPAQRLTNEILRNLLTEVENTINSRPLTHVPVDDESAEALTPNHFLLGASNGTKPLTTLVKFDGAALRKNFCASQVIANIFWKRWIMDYLPDITKRTKWFSHSKPITVGDIVIIVDRRLPRNCWPKGKVIATCTGKDSQVRSATVRTSNGVYERPTINLAVLDVRREDQ from the exons ATGGCTTTGCGTCGATACTACTGTCTTCAGAAGCGTCTACAGCAGGATCAACAGCTGTCTGAAGCCCTAAACCAACAAATTGCAAGTTATTTGGAAAAGGGTTATCTGCGCAAGCTTTCTCCAGAAGAACTCGGAATGTCCTTCCCACGGGTGTGGTATTTACCCATGTTTCCGGTAACAAACCCCAATAAACCTGGGAAAACAAGGCTTGTGTGGGATGCAGCGGCGAAGGCGTTCGGCGTTTCTCTCAACTCAGTACTTGTTAAGGGACCCGACCAACTGAGTTCTTTGTTCAGCATACACATCCAGTTTCGACAGTTTCGAGTGGGACTTACCAGCGATATAAAGGAGATGTTCCACCAGGTGAACATGCGACGAGTGGACCAGCAGTGTCAGCGGATCTTTTGGCCGGATGAGGACGGAGAACTGTCCGTTTACGTTCTCTGCGTAATGACATTCGGGGCATGCTGCTCACCGAGTTGTGCGCAGTATATCATGAACATAAACGCAGATCGCTTCACTGATAAATATCCGGCAGCAGTCGAAACAATCCACAAAAAGCATTATGTAGACGATATGCTGGACAGCGTCGAAACCGATGACGAGGCCATCACTTTGGCAAAAGACGTGAAGCTAATACATGCTGCCGGAGGTTTTGAAATTCGAAATTGGCTGAGTAATTCCAAACGAGTCATGACGGCGCTCAATGAGAACAGCACAGCGGACAAAGACATGGATTTGAACAACGAGCTGGCAACTGAGAAGATCTTG catcgtcgtcgtcggcagtCTAAAGTTACTGGACCGCTCACGAGGGACGAACTCCGGACTGCAGAACATTATCTAATACGACAAGCCCAGCAAGACGCCTTCCCGGATGAAATTGCGATTTTACGCAAGCACGATCAGCAAACCGTGAGCTTGCCTAAAAGCAGTGTACTTCATAATCTGACACCATGGTTGGACGCTGGTGGACTGCTAAGAATGCGTGGGCGGATCTCTTCTTGCGAATATGCTACAGAGGACGCCAAGAATCCCATCATTATGCCTCGCCATCACCATGCCACACGCCTGATAATCACCGACTATCACCATAAATTCCACCACATGAACCACGAAACCGTGGTCAATGAGTTACGGCAAAAATACCGGATTCCTCGAGTAAGATCCGCCTACTTTACTGTCAGAAAATCCTGCCAGAAGTGTAAAAACGATAGTTCCACTCCTCGACCATCGATTATGGCTGACTTGCCAAAGGCCCGACTGGCTGCCTATTCGAGACCATTCACCTTCACTGGCATAGATTATTTTGGCCCTATCGAGGTCATGACAGGAAGACGACGAGAAAAAAGATGGGGCATGATCGCTACCTGTTTAACAATACGCGCCATACATATCGAAGTAGTGAACTCCCTTACCACTGACTCCTGTATCATGGCCATCAGGAACTTTATGTCTCGAAGCGGTATTCCTCAAGCCTTTTACAGCGACAGAGGGACAAATTTTGTGGGAGCAAACCGGACCCTGAATGAAATATTTGAAGCCATAGATCACGAAGGTATTATGAACGAGTTCGTCACCACTGAGACCACGTGGCACTTCAATCCCCCCACTGCACCACACATGGGAGGCAGCTGGGAGAGGTTGGTGCGAACTGTTAAGAACAACCTACTAGCAATATGTCCAGCCCAAAGATTGACCAATGAGATTCTACGCAATCTACTGACGGAAGTCGAGAATACAATTAATTCCCGACCGTTAACCCACGTCCCAGTGGATGATGAGTCCGCTGAAGCTCTTACGCCCAATCATTTTTTATTAGGAGCTTCAAACGGTACCAAACCGTTGACGACGTTGGTGAAGTTTGATGGAGCAGCTTTACGCAAGAACTTCTGTGCTTCACAGGTCATTGCCAACATCTTTTGGAAAAGGTGGATTATGGATTATCTGCCAGATATCACTAAACGGACGAAATGGTTTAGCCACTCGAAGCCAATCACCGTTGGGGACATAGTTATCATCGTCGACCGGCGTTTACCAAGAAATTGCTGGCCCAAGGGCAAGGTGATTGCTACATGCACCGGTAAGGACTCCCAGGTACGGTCTGCAACCGTACGAACATCGAATGGTGTATACGAACGACCTACAATCAACCTGGCCGTGTTGGATGTACGGCGCGAAGATCAGTAA